A region from the Malus domestica chromosome 07, GDT2T_hap1 genome encodes:
- the LOC103439324 gene encoding UV-stimulated scaffold protein A homolog isoform X1, with protein MEEEEGGKVRVLIETATISTEPDVDPRLLKAIKSVVRYSDSELRLAARILMDLMKREHSQVRYLTLLIIDELFMRSKLFRTLVVENLDQLLTLSVGFRIHLSLPPPANVATALRKKAIEFLEKWNSSFGVHYKQIRLGFDYLKNTLKYQFPNLQETATRLQQERRERERKTRKILLKKFEILEKNFVSIKEEIQSTVDEIGECLEIVRPKEEGVPFCPLDEEDIEEFHSYEFRQLRLQALEEGEKLHENSENKVVFDALRELYKILVKHLTAVQEWILVLVKVELTDNRSRDSYLKEFIDIRNNIQSVKKKCEESGCNLSNIAKHEEEDFWEEGKIETTEGGNFNLPNNRTGGLAVASTSKEVQGSIPKRHDKESDANKRLSHEGGGSNSDPLRSKLLAEAPEVNWSNHLASWGSKMDVLANHRGLELESHWGRVDQDAVIPAEKIAELNLQATVYKEKQVEIQPCRAPLSNGKLCPRRDLRICPFHGPVIPRDDEGKPLNQNPPKDEKAPDLGTNLVEQLTKQAVQNVREKDKELARKREIDKKALKRAKLAKIREHNEAVLRDSAIASTSKSAFIGEDWEPSTSRNPSFRNKKKTLASMLQKKETPKDRLARRILNTRASAATVRQLTLGEDANYREAFPNQW; from the exons atggaagaagaggaaggagggaaggttagggttttgataGAGACGGCGACGATCTCGACCGAACCGGATGTCGACCCACGCCTCCTCAAGGCCATCAAGTCGGTTGTCCGATACTCCGATTCGGAGCTCCGACTCGCCGCTCGTATTCTCATGGATCTTATGAAGCGCGAACACTCTCAG GTGCGCTACCTCACACTTCTTATCATTGATGAGCTTTTTATGAGATCAAAGCTATTTAGAACCCTTGTTGTGGAAAATTTGGATCAGTTATTGACTTTAAGTGTTGGATTTAGAATACATTTGTCACTCCCACCTCCGGCAAATGTTGCAACTGCTCTGCGTAAGAAGGCAATAGAGTTTTTGGAGAAGTGGAATTCTTCGTTTGGGGTTCACTATAAGCAGATTAGGTTAGGGTTTGATTACCTTAAGAACACCCTTAAGTATCAGTTCCCGAATCTACAAGAAACTGCGACTCGGCTTCAGCAGGAGAGAAGGGAAAGGGAGAGGAAGACAAGAAAGATCTTGTTGAAAAAGTTTGAGATTTTGGAAAAGAATTTTGTGTCAATTAAGGAAGAAATTCAATCTACCGTTGATGAGATTGGGGAGTGTTTAGAAATTGTACGCCCTAAAGAGGAAGGTGTGCCGTTTTGTCCATTAGATGAGGAAGATATCGAAGAGTTTCATTCTTATGAGTTCCGGCAGTTGCGCTTACAAGCATtggaagaaggagaaaagcTTCATGAGAATAGTGAAAACAAAGTGGTTTTTGATGCCCTGCGGGAGCTTTACAAGATATTGGTAAAGCATTTGACTGCAGTGCAAGAATGGATCCTTGTTCTTGTAAAAGTTGAACTGACTGATAACAGATCCAGGGATTCATATTTGAAGGAGTTCATCGATATCCGGAATAATATTCAATCAGTGAAGAAGAAGTGTGAAGAATCGGGATGCAATCTTTCAAACATTGCAAAGCACGAGGAAGAAGATTTTTGGGAGGAAGGCAAGATCGAAACAACTGAGGGTGGGAATTTTAATCTTCCCAATAACAGAACTGGAGGTCTGGCTGTGGCATCAACATCCAAGGAGGTGCAAGGTAGCATTCCTAAACGCCATGATAAGGAGAGCGATGCCAATAAGAGGCTCAGTCATGAAGGTGGGGGAAGCAATTCAGACCCTCTGAGAAGTAAGCTTCTGGCTGAAGCTCCTGAGGTGAACTGGAGCAATCATTTGGCCAGTTGGGGTTCAAAGATGGATGTATTGGCTAACCATCGGGGGTTGGAGCTTGAAAGTCATTGGGGCAGGGTGGATCAGGATGCAGTTATTCCAGCAGAAAAGATTGCGGAATTAAATCTTCAGGCTACTGTGTACAAAGAAAAGCAGGTTGAAATTCAGCCATGCCGAGCACCATTAAGCAATGGAAAACTTTGTCCGAGAAGAGACTTGAGAATTTGCCCATTTCATGGACCTGTTATTCCCAGAGATGATGAGGGAAAGCCACTGAATCAGAACCCTCCAAAAGATGAGAAAGCTCCTGATTTAGGGACCAATTTAGTAGAGCAGTTAACGAAACAAGCCGTGCAGAATGTTCGTGAGAAAGATAAAGAGTTGGCAAGGAAGAGAGAAATAGATAAAAAGGCACTGAAGCGTGCCAAGCTTGCCAAAATAAGAGAACACAATGAAGCGGTTTTACGGGATTCTGCAATCGCTTCAACTTCTAAATCTGCATTTATTGGAGAAGATTGGGAGCCAAGTACTAGTAGGAACCCGTCAttcagaaacaaaaagaaaacccttGCCTCCATGCTGCAGAAGAAAGAGACACCAAAAGATAGATTAGCTCGGAGGATTTTGAATACACGAGCAAGTGCTGCAACTGTAAGACAACTTACATTGGGCGAGGATGCAAATTACCGAGAAGCCTTCCCGAATCAGTGGTAA
- the LOC103439324 gene encoding UV-stimulated scaffold protein A homolog isoform X2, which yields MRSKLFRTLVVENLDQLLTLSVGFRIHLSLPPPANVATALRKKAIEFLEKWNSSFGVHYKQIRLGFDYLKNTLKYQFPNLQETATRLQQERRERERKTRKILLKKFEILEKNFVSIKEEIQSTVDEIGECLEIVRPKEEGVPFCPLDEEDIEEFHSYEFRQLRLQALEEGEKLHENSENKVVFDALRELYKILVKHLTAVQEWILVLVKVELTDNRSRDSYLKEFIDIRNNIQSVKKKCEESGCNLSNIAKHEEEDFWEEGKIETTEGGNFNLPNNRTGGLAVASTSKEVQGSIPKRHDKESDANKRLSHEGGGSNSDPLRSKLLAEAPEVNWSNHLASWGSKMDVLANHRGLELESHWGRVDQDAVIPAEKIAELNLQATVYKEKQVEIQPCRAPLSNGKLCPRRDLRICPFHGPVIPRDDEGKPLNQNPPKDEKAPDLGTNLVEQLTKQAVQNVREKDKELARKREIDKKALKRAKLAKIREHNEAVLRDSAIASTSKSAFIGEDWEPSTSRNPSFRNKKKTLASMLQKKETPKDRLARRILNTRASAATVRQLTLGEDANYREAFPNQW from the coding sequence ATGAGATCAAAGCTATTTAGAACCCTTGTTGTGGAAAATTTGGATCAGTTATTGACTTTAAGTGTTGGATTTAGAATACATTTGTCACTCCCACCTCCGGCAAATGTTGCAACTGCTCTGCGTAAGAAGGCAATAGAGTTTTTGGAGAAGTGGAATTCTTCGTTTGGGGTTCACTATAAGCAGATTAGGTTAGGGTTTGATTACCTTAAGAACACCCTTAAGTATCAGTTCCCGAATCTACAAGAAACTGCGACTCGGCTTCAGCAGGAGAGAAGGGAAAGGGAGAGGAAGACAAGAAAGATCTTGTTGAAAAAGTTTGAGATTTTGGAAAAGAATTTTGTGTCAATTAAGGAAGAAATTCAATCTACCGTTGATGAGATTGGGGAGTGTTTAGAAATTGTACGCCCTAAAGAGGAAGGTGTGCCGTTTTGTCCATTAGATGAGGAAGATATCGAAGAGTTTCATTCTTATGAGTTCCGGCAGTTGCGCTTACAAGCATtggaagaaggagaaaagcTTCATGAGAATAGTGAAAACAAAGTGGTTTTTGATGCCCTGCGGGAGCTTTACAAGATATTGGTAAAGCATTTGACTGCAGTGCAAGAATGGATCCTTGTTCTTGTAAAAGTTGAACTGACTGATAACAGATCCAGGGATTCATATTTGAAGGAGTTCATCGATATCCGGAATAATATTCAATCAGTGAAGAAGAAGTGTGAAGAATCGGGATGCAATCTTTCAAACATTGCAAAGCACGAGGAAGAAGATTTTTGGGAGGAAGGCAAGATCGAAACAACTGAGGGTGGGAATTTTAATCTTCCCAATAACAGAACTGGAGGTCTGGCTGTGGCATCAACATCCAAGGAGGTGCAAGGTAGCATTCCTAAACGCCATGATAAGGAGAGCGATGCCAATAAGAGGCTCAGTCATGAAGGTGGGGGAAGCAATTCAGACCCTCTGAGAAGTAAGCTTCTGGCTGAAGCTCCTGAGGTGAACTGGAGCAATCATTTGGCCAGTTGGGGTTCAAAGATGGATGTATTGGCTAACCATCGGGGGTTGGAGCTTGAAAGTCATTGGGGCAGGGTGGATCAGGATGCAGTTATTCCAGCAGAAAAGATTGCGGAATTAAATCTTCAGGCTACTGTGTACAAAGAAAAGCAGGTTGAAATTCAGCCATGCCGAGCACCATTAAGCAATGGAAAACTTTGTCCGAGAAGAGACTTGAGAATTTGCCCATTTCATGGACCTGTTATTCCCAGAGATGATGAGGGAAAGCCACTGAATCAGAACCCTCCAAAAGATGAGAAAGCTCCTGATTTAGGGACCAATTTAGTAGAGCAGTTAACGAAACAAGCCGTGCAGAATGTTCGTGAGAAAGATAAAGAGTTGGCAAGGAAGAGAGAAATAGATAAAAAGGCACTGAAGCGTGCCAAGCTTGCCAAAATAAGAGAACACAATGAAGCGGTTTTACGGGATTCTGCAATCGCTTCAACTTCTAAATCTGCATTTATTGGAGAAGATTGGGAGCCAAGTACTAGTAGGAACCCGTCAttcagaaacaaaaagaaaacccttGCCTCCATGCTGCAGAAGAAAGAGACACCAAAAGATAGATTAGCTCGGAGGATTTTGAATACACGAGCAAGTGCTGCAACTGTAAGACAACTTACATTGGGCGAGGATGCAAATTACCGAGAAGCCTTCCCGAATCAGTGGTAA
- the LOC103439320 gene encoding aspartyl protease family protein 2-like: protein MEGKAILPLLFLSLSAIFLSLSSALDHQTLLLNPLPSPPTTLSWSDTVSESDSAQLHPNSPSATATTPNTLSVQLHHIDAMALNKTPTQLFHLRLQRDAFRVKALTTLAAAAASPNRTTRGGGHVPVTGFSSSVVSGLSQGSGEYFTRLGVGTPPRYVYMVLDTGSDVVWLQCAPCKRCYTQTDPIFDPRKSGSFATIPCGSPLCRKLDSPGCNSKKTCLYQVSYGDGSFTVGEFSTETLTFRGTKVGRVAIGCGHDNEGLFVGAAGLLGLGRGKLSFPAQTGSQFNRKFSYCLVDRSSSSKPSSVLFGDSAVSRTARFTPLLANPKLDTFYYVELIGISVGGTRVRGITASLFNLDPAGNGGVILDSGTSVTRLTRSAYNALRDAFRAGTSGLKRGPEFSLFDTCFDLSGKTEVKVPTVVLHFRNADVSLPATNYLIPVDSSGSFCFAFAGTMGGLSIIGNIQQQGFRVVYDLAGSRVGFSPRGCA from the coding sequence ATGGAAGGGAAAGCAATACTTCCCCTTCTCTTCCTTTCCCTCTCCGCCATTTTCCTCTCCCTCTCCTCCGCCCTCGACCACCAGACCCTCCTCCTCAACCCCCTCCCCTCCCCACCCACCACCCTCTCATGGTCCGACACCGTCTCCGAATCCGATTCCGCCCAACTCCACCCCAACTCCCCCTCCGCCACCGCCACAACCCCAAACACTCTCTCCGTACAATTACACCACATCGACGCCATGGCGCTTAACAAAACCCCCACCCAACTCTTCCACCTCCGCCTCCAGCGCGACGCCTTCCGTGTCAAAGCCCTTACCACCCTCGCCGCCGCCGCGGCGTCCCCAAACAGAACAACCAGAGGCGGTGGTCACGTGCCTGTCACGGGCTTCAGCAGCTCCGTCGTCTCCGGACTCTCTCAGGGCAGCGGCGAGTACTTCACGCGCCTTGGCGTCGGCACGCCTCCCAGGTACGTCTACATGGTCCTCGACACCGGAAGCGACGTCGTTTGGCTCCAATGCGCCCCCTGCAAGCGGTGCTACACCCAGACCGACCCCATTTTCGACCCACGTAAATCCGGATCCTTCGCCACAATCCCCTGTGGGTCCCCCCTCTGCCGGAAACTCGACTCGCCGGGCTGCAATTCCAAGAAGACCTGCCTCTACCAAGTCTCCTACGGGGACGGTTCCTTCACTGTCGGCGAGTTCTCCACCGAAACGCTGACGTTTCGCGGCACCAAAGTGGGACGCGTGGCGATCGGATGCGGTCACGACAACGAGGGCCTCTTCGTCGGTGCGGCGGGGCTTTTGGGACTCGGCCGGGGGAAGTTATCATTTCCCGCCCAGACCGGCTCCCAATTCAACCGGAAATTCTCCTACTGCCTAGTGGACCGGTCCTCTTCTTCCAAACCGTCCTCAGTCCTCTTCGGTGACTCGGCCGTTTCCCGGACCGCCCGGTTCACCCCCCTCCTCGCGAACCCAAAACTCGACACGTTTTACTACGTCGAGCTCATCGGTATCAGTGTCGGTGGGACACGTGTCCGGGGTATCACGGCATCGCTTTTCAATCTCGACCCGGCAGGAAACGGAGGGGTCATCCTCGATTCGGGCACTTCCGTGACCCGATTGACCCGATCGGCTTACAATGCTCTCCGCGATGCTTTCCGGGCCGGTACTTCGGGGCTTAAGCGTGGGCCCGAGTTCTCTCTGTTCGACACGTGTTTCGACTTGTCCGGAAAGACCGAAGTCAAAGTCCCCACGGTCGTGCTGCATTTCCGAAACGCGGACGTTTCACTTCCGGCAACCAACTACCTGATCCCAGTGGACAGTAGCGGCAGCTTCTGCTTTGCTTTCGCGGGTACGATGGGCGGGTTGTCCATAATTGGTAACATCCAGCAGCAAGGTTTCCGGGTGGTGTATGACCTGGCGGGCTCCCGGGTCGGGTTTTCTCCACGTGGGTGCGCTTAA
- the LOC103439319 gene encoding cyclic pyranopterin monophosphate synthase, mitochondrial → MFLRRLAVSSFCSRRFFSTNSGNNDLARTIAELNKEMESVFGEHPASGPPSFPNNDSMAQEPQLAPQEEGENELVLTHIGSTGEAQMVDVSPKQSSKRTAISSGKVILGKQVFDLVVANQMAKGDVLSVAKIAGISGAKHTSNLIPLCHNIPLTHVSINLSLNPQDFSVDIEAEASSTGKTGVEMEAMTAVSVAGLTVYDMCKAASKSIQITDIRLESKTGGKSGDWSREE, encoded by the exons ATGTTTCTTCGGAGGCTCGCGGTATCATCTTTCTGCTCGAGAAGGTTTTTTAGTACTAACAGCGGTAACAATGATCTTGCAAGAACTATTGCTGAGCTTAATAAG GAAATGGAATCGGTATTTGGTGAACATCCAGCAAGTGGACCCCCAAGTTTTCCAAATAACGATTCTATGGCTCAAGAACCCCAATTAGCACCTCAAGAAGAGGGCGAAAACGAACTTGTCCTAACTCACATTGGCAGTACAGGGGAAGCGCAAATGGTGGATGTTTCTCCCAAACAAAGCAGTAAGAGAACTGCCATTTCTAGCGGCAAGGTAATTCTTGGAAAGCAGGTGTTTGATTTGGTTGTAGCTAACCAGATGGCCAAGGGTGACGTCCTTAGCGTGGCGAAAATTGCTGGAATAAGTGGAGCAAAGCACACAAGTAATCTCATCCCGCTATGCCACAACATACCACTGACCCATGTTAGCATTAATCTGTCACTAAATCCGCAGGATTTCAGCGTGGACATTGAAGCGGAAGCCAGTTCAACAGGGAAAACAGGGGTTGAAATGGAAGCAATGACAGCAGTGAGTGTTGCTGGGCTAACAGTGTATGATATGTGCAAGGCTGCTTCGAAATCTATACAGATCACGGATATTCGACTCGAGAGTAAAACTGGTGGGAAGAGTGGGGACTGGTCCAGGGAGGAGTAA